The nucleotide window CGGGGTTTGCGGCGGGCGCTTGAGGCAACATAATTCATAATCATGAGCTGGACGAATATTTTAACGATAGGAGTAATTTTATGAGACAGACGGAGGTTCTGACCCGCTACAAGGCTTGGGCAGACGAGTTGATTTTATCAGCGTTGTCTTCGCTTCCCGATACGGAGCTTACCGCACCGCGCCCAATCGTCTTTGGTAATTTGCTTCGCACGCTCAACCACGCCTATCAAATGGACCACGTCTGGAAATGTCACCTGCTAGGCAAACCTCACGGTTTAACCACCCGCAACCCCAAAGAGTGTCCGGAACTGAAGGAGCTGATTGTAGGCCAGCGCAGCATAGATGAGTGGTATGTTAACTACGCTGATGCAACCGCAGA belongs to Amphritea atlantica and includes:
- a CDS encoding DinB family protein — encoded protein: MRQTEVLTRYKAWADELILSALSSLPDTELTAPRPIVFGNLLRTLNHAYQMDHVWKCHLLGKPHGLTTRNPKECPELKELIVGQRSIDEWYVNYADATAENELEEIVEFEFIGGGTGKMNRRDILVHVVNHTTYHRGHVAGILYQLNVSPPVTDFPVFLRDISDGT